One Mycobacteriales bacterium genomic window, GCTGTCGGCGCTGCGCCAAGCGCCGCTAGCCGTGTGAGAATCGCCGCGTGCAGTTCGACCCGCAGGCATTTGTGGGCACGGCGGCCTACTACTCGATCGGACGCCCGCCGTACTCCGAGCAACTGGCCGACACCATGGTCCGGGAGCTCTCGCTGGAAGGCACCGGTCAGCTGCTCGACGTGGGCTGCGGGCCGGGCGTGCTCGTGCTGGTACTGGCGCACCTGTTCGAGCAGGTCGTTGCGCTGGACCCCGAGGCCGGGATGCTGGCGGAGGGCCGGCGGCGTTGTCGGCAGGCGGGCATTGCCAACGCGCGCTGGGTGCAGGGGACGGCGGAGGACATCGCGACGCTGGGTACGGGGTCGTGCCGCGTGGTGACGTTCGGCCAGTCGTTTCATCGGGTCCGGCGGCTCGAGGTCGCCGAGTCGGTCAATGACCTCCTCGCGCCGGGCGGCTCGCTGGTCCTGATCTCCCACGCGGTCGACGGACGTCCGCGACCGGTCGACTCCGACCACCCGGAGATTCCCCACGCCGCGGTGCGGGAACTCGTCATCAGCTATCTGGGCGAGCGGACGCGCACCTACTTCGCGACCTGGAACGAGGGTCAGCCGGTGCGCTTCGAGGACACGCTGCTGAAGACCCGGTTCGGTGGCTCCCGCACGATCTACGCACCCGGACGTCCGGACCTGATCAGGGACGTCGACGCCGTGGTCGCCAACTACTTCTCGATGTCCTACGCCGCCCCGCGGCTGTTCGGGAACCGCCGGGCCGACTTCGAGGCCGACCTGCGTCGCCTGCTGTATGAGCAGTCACCCGACGGTCTCTTCTGGGACTGGCCGGGTGACACCGAGTTGGTCATCGCGATGAAACCCTGAACCAATAGGCCGTCGGCACGCCGATGTCAATCGGCTGCCCACAGCACGCCGGGCGATCCACAGGTCCGGCCGGTCACCCCTGCACCGCTCTGCACCCGGGCAGGCTGTCCGCACCGGAGAAGGGACGGCCGATGCGGGCGAAGGATGCTGTGGGCGCGTACGGCGAAAAGGTGGCGGCACGTCATCTGCAGGACGCGGGTTGCGTTTTGCTCGATCGCAATTGGCGGTGTTCCGAGGGGGAGCTCGACCTCGTCGCCGCCGACGGCGACGTACTGGTGATCTGCGAGGTGAAGACGCGGTCCAGTCTGGCCTACGGCGACCCGGCCGAGGCCGTGGTCGGGGTGAAGGCGGCCCGGATCCGCCGGCTCGCCGTGCGCTGGATGGCTGCGCACGACTCGCGCTGGCCGGAGGTGCGCTTCGACGTCATCACCGTGCTCCGGCGGCCGCGCGGGGCGGCCGCCGTGCGTCATCTGCGCGGAGCGTTCTGATGGCTCTGGCCCGTACCCACTCGGTCGCCCTGCTCGGTGTCCAGGGTCATCTGGTCGACATCGAGGCCGACCTGTCCGACGGGCTTCCCGGAGTGTCGTTGGTCGGGCTGCCCGACGCCGCCCTGGCCGAGTCCCGCGATCGGATCCGGGCCGCGATCGTCAACAGCGGTGAGACGTGGCCGTCCCGGCGGATCACGCTGGCGTTGTCCCCGGCCGATCTGCGCAAGCACGGCAGCAGATTCGACCTCGCCCTCGCCGCTGCGGTGCTTGCTGCGGCCGGCACAGTTCCGCGGGCGGCGCTGGCCGACCTGGTCGTCCTCGGCGAACTCGCCCTCGACGGCAAGGTGCGCGCGGTCCGCGGGGTGCTTCCGGCGGTGCTCACCGCGGCTCGGGCCGGCCTGGCTCGCGTCGTCGTCCCGGTCGACAACCTCGCCGAGGCGGCGCTGGTGCCGGATATCGCCGTGTGTGCGGCGCCGACGCTGGCCGATCTGGTGCGCCATCTGCGGGGTGAGCCCTGCGACGTACGGGTCGCCGAACCGCGACAGCCACCGCCGGTCGCGTCGGGGCCGGACCTGGCCGACGTCCTCGGTCAGGCGGCCGGACGTCGGGCGCTGGAGATCGCCGCCGCCGGCGGTCATCACCTGTTTCTGACCGGACCACCCGGTGCGGGGAAGACGATGCTCGCCGAGCGCCTGCCCGGCATCCTGCCGGCACTCGACACCGACGCGGCGCTCGAGGTCACGGCGGTGCACTCGGTTGCCGGGATCCTGCCGGCCGATGCGCCACTGGTCTGCCTGCCGCCGTTCCAGGCGCCGCATCACACGGCCAGTGTCGCCGCCCTCGCCGGCGGCGGATCCGGGGTGCCGCGCCCGGGCGCCGTCTCCTGCGCCCACCGGGGCGTGTTGTTCCTCGACGAGGCCCCGGAGTTCGCGGCTGGGGCGCTTGATGCGCTGCGCGAACCGATGGAGCGGGGCGAGCTGTCGATCGCCCGGGCCGGCGGGTCGTTCCGCTTCCCGGCCCGGTTCCAACTGGTCATGGCGGCCAACCCGTGTCCATGCGCTTCGGCCGCGGGCGATGCGGCGTGCCGCTGCCCGTCGGCCGTACGGCGGCGCTATCTCGCGCGGCTGTCCGGCCCGTTGCTCGACCGGGTGGATCTGCGGGTCGTCCTGTTCCCCGTCGCGCGGGCAGCCCTGCTCGACGAGGCGGTGCCCGCCGAGCCGAGCGCCGTCGTCGCGGCCCGGGTGGCGTCCGCGCGGGCCACCGCCGCCGAGCGGCTGCGGTCGACCCGGTGGAAGACCAATGCCGAGGTACCCGGCCCGGTGATGCGGAGCCGGTGGCGTCCTCCCGCCCGGGCCCTGACCGAGGCGACCCGCGCCCTCGATCGCGGCGCCCTGAGTGCCCGCGGGTTCGATCGGGTGCTCCGGGCGGCGTGGACCATCGCCGACCTGGCCGG contains:
- a CDS encoding class I SAM-dependent methyltransferase — protein: MQFDPQAFVGTAAYYSIGRPPYSEQLADTMVRELSLEGTGQLLDVGCGPGVLVLVLAHLFEQVVALDPEAGMLAEGRRRCRQAGIANARWVQGTAEDIATLGTGSCRVVTFGQSFHRVRRLEVAESVNDLLAPGGSLVLISHAVDGRPRPVDSDHPEIPHAAVRELVISYLGERTRTYFATWNEGQPVRFEDTLLKTRFGGSRTIYAPGRPDLIRDVDAVVANYFSMSYAAPRLFGNRRADFEADLRRLLYEQSPDGLFWDWPGDTELVIAMKP
- a CDS encoding YraN family protein — translated: MRAKDAVGAYGEKVAARHLQDAGCVLLDRNWRCSEGELDLVAADGDVLVICEVKTRSSLAYGDPAEAVVGVKAARIRRLAVRWMAAHDSRWPEVRFDVITVLRRPRGAAAVRHLRGAF
- a CDS encoding YifB family Mg chelatase-like AAA ATPase, with translation MALARTHSVALLGVQGHLVDIEADLSDGLPGVSLVGLPDAALAESRDRIRAAIVNSGETWPSRRITLALSPADLRKHGSRFDLALAAAVLAAAGTVPRAALADLVVLGELALDGKVRAVRGVLPAVLTAARAGLARVVVPVDNLAEAALVPDIAVCAAPTLADLVRHLRGEPCDVRVAEPRQPPPVASGPDLADVLGQAAGRRALEIAAAGGHHLFLTGPPGAGKTMLAERLPGILPALDTDAALEVTAVHSVAGILPADAPLVCLPPFQAPHHTASVAALAGGGSGVPRPGAVSCAHRGVLFLDEAPEFAAGALDALREPMERGELSIARAGGSFRFPARFQLVMAANPCPCASAAGDAACRCPSAVRRRYLARLSGPLLDRVDLRVVLFPVARAALLDEAVPAEPSAVVAARVASARATAAERLRSTRWKTNAEVPGPVMRSRWRPPARALTEATRALDRGALSARGFDRVLRAAWTIADLAGRAMPDSGDVTEAVGFRLGEVAA